In Oryza brachyantha chromosome 1, ObraRS2, whole genome shotgun sequence, the following are encoded in one genomic region:
- the LOC102722627 gene encoding EPIDERMAL PATTERNING FACTOR-like protein 9 gives MANACPTSTTSSLPLFFLLCFLLISHALCNQGYDGSIPGTNYGEQYPHQALPEERIHFQESIKVLNKERLHKHARRMLIGSTAPICTYNECRGCRFKCTAEQVPVDANDPMNSAYHYKCVCHR, from the exons ATGGCCAATGCTTGCCCCACATCTACCACAAGCTCCTTgcccctcttcttcctcttgtgTTTCCTGCTCATCAGTCATGCTCTTTGCAACCAAGGATACGATGGCAGCATCCCAG GTACAAATTATGGAGAACAATATCCTCACCAAGCATTGCCTGAAGAACGTATACATTTCCAGGAGAGCATCAAG GTCCTAAACAAGGAGagactacacaaacatgcaaggaGAATGTTGATTGGTTCGACTGCTCCAATATGCACATACAACGAGTGCAGGGGGTGTCGATTCAAGTGTACTGCCGAGCAAGTCCCTGTGGATGCAAATGACCCCATGAACAGTGCCTACCATTACAAATGTGTATGCCACAGGTGA
- the LOC102699637 gene encoding protein YLS7-like yields the protein MSPPGKKAPAGAGGIRRWLSTVVLSVLALVLTLGVISLSVGSSLPAASLHEYLFVKANGSTKLSPELTDGNKNDTAVAVPLAEDASQGGQEVLVEHDVQSGTVNSSETGEINTKVADPAATDDTTSVPDEGNLAVSSDSSDNPQKSNEGSCDLYHGRWVFDSSGPLYTNNSCPIITQMQNCQGNGRPDKDYENFRWKPEQCILPRFDGRKFLELMRGKTIAFVGDSVARNQMESLLCILWQVEAPVNRGSRRMSKWIFRSTSTIIVRIWSSWLVHRSTEAVGFAPKGIDKVFLDIPDETFMEFLPSFDVLVLSSGHWFAKRSAYILNGNVVGGQLWWPRNAGKMRINNVDAFGISVETSLTAVAANPNFTGIAIVRTYSPDHYEGGAWNTGGSCTGKVKPLDEVVRNGFTDAMYGKQVSGFTKAVQNSGQQGSRLKLMDITEPFALRSDGHPGPYRSTDPNKKTQRGPDGRPPPQDCLHWCMPGPVDTWNEMLLETIRREFEVARS from the exons ATGAGTCCGCCGGGGAAGAAGGCCCCGGCTGGTGCGGGCGGAATCCGGCGGTGGCTCTCCACCGTCGTCTTGTCGGTGTTGGCGCTGGTGCTAACCCTTGGAGTGATATCGCTATCGGTGGGCTCGTCGCTCCCTGCGGCATCGCTACACGAATACCTCTTTGTCAAAGCCAATGGCTCGACGAAGCTGTCACCCGAGCTTACTGATGGGAACAAGAATGATACTGCCGTGGCTGTCCCGCTAGCGGAGGATGCGTCGCAGGGTGGTCAGGAAGTGCTGGTGGAGCACGATGTTCAGAGTGGCACCGTGAATTCGAGCGAAACGGGTGAAATCAATACCAAAGTGGCAGATCCAGCTGCTACTGATGATACCACGTCAGTGCCCGATGAGGGAAATCTCGCAGTCTCATCGGATTCATCTGACAATCCTCAAAAAAGTAATGAAG GTAGCTGTGATCTATACCATGGACGATGGGTTTTTGATTCTTCGGGGCCACTATACACAAACAACTCTTGCCCAATCATCACGCAGATGCAGAATTGTCAAGGCAATGGTCGACCTGACAAGGACTACGAGAATTTTAGATGGAAACCAGAACAGTGCATCCTACCACGCTTTGATGGAAGAAAGTTCCTGGAGTTGATGAGAGGCAAAACAATTGCTTTTGTTGGGGATTCAGTTGCCAGAAATCAGATGGAGTCCCTCCTTTGCATTCTGTGGCAG GTAGAAGCCCCAGTAAACCGTGGTAGCCGCAGGATGAGCAAGTGGATTTTTAGATCAACCTCAACAATTATTGTCCGCATCTGGTCGTCTTGGTTAGTGCACAGGTCAACTGAAGCTGTGGGATTTGCTCCAAAGGGTATTGATAAGGTTTTTCTGGATATCCCAGATGAGACCTTCATGGAATTTCTCCCAAGTTTTGACGTGCTTGTCCTCTCCTCTGGGCACTGGTTTGCCAAGCGGTCTGCTTATATCCTGAACGGCAATGTTGTTGGAGGGCAGCTCTGGTGGCCTCGTAATGCTGGAAAAATGCGGATTAATAATGTTGATGCTTTTGGTATCTCAGTTGAGACATCCCTAACTGCGGTGGCTGCTAATCCAAATTTCACAGGTATAGCTATTGTGCGCACATATTCACCAGATCATTATGAAGGTGGGGCCTGGAATACTGGTGGATCATGCACTGGAAAGGTTAAGCCCTTGGATGAGGTGGTGAGGAATGGATTCACAGATGCTATGTACGGCAAACAGGTCTCAGGCTTCACAAAGGCAGTGCAGAATTCTGGGCAACAAGGTTCCAGATTGAAATTGATGGACATCACTGAGCCCTTTGCCTTGAGGTCTGATGGGCATCCTGGTCCATATAGAAGTACTGATCCAAACAAGAAGACCCAAAGAGGGCCAGATGGAAGGCCTCCACCTCAGGATTGCCTACATTGGTGCATGCCAGGACCTGTAGATACATGGAATGAGATGTTGCTAGAGACCATACGAAGAGAATTCGAGGTAGCGAGAAGCTGA
- the LOC102722346 gene encoding putative lipid-transfer protein DIR1: MAGGGRKASGAVVLVALLVLAAGAAGLSMCGVDQSAVDACRSYCTVGSTEGAPSRACCDAVAGADFRCLCRRKAMLRSYGNIDADRATLIPSKCGVAGASTSCK, encoded by the coding sequence atggccggcggcgggaggaaggCGAGCGGCGCCGTGGTGCTGGTGGCGCTGCTCGTGttggcggcgggggcggcggggctgTCCATGTGCGGCGTCGACCAGTCGGCCGTGGACGCGTGCCGGTCGTACTGCACGGTGGGCAGCACGGAGGGCGCGCCGTCGCGGGCGTGCTGCGACGCGGTGGCCGGGGCCGACTTCCGCTGCCTCTGCCGCCGCAAGGCCATGCTCCGCTCCTACGGCAACATCGACGCCGACCGCGCCACGCTGATCCCGTCCAAgtgcggcgtcgccggcgcctccaCCTCCTGCAAGTAG
- the LOC102699356 gene encoding signal peptide peptidase-like 3, whose product MAIAAAASSPRRERGLALLVSVLLLLLASRAPAAAGQDSEFEDGTSPKFPGCDNPFQKVKVTYWVDGAEMNSMTGITARFGKTLPVTGSDGEKRKAVVPTPKTSCAKSSSQLANSIAVAERGECTFLEKASTAESGGAAALLLINDENDLQKMVCTQNDTAPDIAIPVVMVSQSAGRKILSGMEGGAKVELLMYAPEKPTFDGAIPLLWLMAVGTTACASVWSFVVVGDEDKNAPSLGGEEDSESEIVELKTKTAIVFIVTASLVLMFLFFFKSAWSAWILVGLFCLSGLQGLHYVASTLIVRVCERCREAKVNLPLLGNVTVITLVILPLALIFVVVWTLHQNSPFAWVGQDLMGICMMILVLQVVHMPNIKVASALLVSAFMYDIFWVFISPLIFKKSVMITVARGSDDGPSLPMVLKMPKEFDTWNGYDMIGFGDILFPGLLVAFSFRYDKSHGKDLTDGYFLCLMIGYAFGLSCTYVGLYLMKSGQPALLYLVPSTLGVIVLLGARRGELSQLWNAKV is encoded by the exons ATGGCGATCGCTGCAgctgcctcctcccctcgccggGAGCGCGGCCTCGCCCTCCTCGtctccgtcctcctcctcctgctcgcgTCCCgggccccggccgccgccggccaggaCTCCGAGTTCGAGGACGGCACCTCGCCCAAGTTCCCCGGCTGCGACAACCCCTTCCAAAAG GTGAAAGTGACGTACTGGGTGGACGGCGCCGAGATGAACAGCATGACCGGGATCACCGCCAGGTTCGGCAAGACGCTGCCGGTCACCGGCTCCGACGGCGAGAAGCGGAAGGCCGTGGTTCCCACCCCGAAGACCAGCTGCGCCAAATCGTCCTCACAG CTGGCTAACTCCATCGCCGTGGCGGAGCGCGGGGAGTGCACGTTCCTGGAGAAGGCGAGCACGGCGGagtccggcggcgcggcggcgctgctcctcATCAACGACGAGAACG ATTTGCAGAAGATGGTGTGCACCCAGAACGACACGGCCCCTGACATCGCCATCCCGGTCGTGATGGTGTCGCAGTCTGCCGGCCGCAAGATCCTCTCGGGAATGGAGGGTGGAGCAAAGG TGGAATTGCTGATGTACGCGCCGGAGAAACCGACTTTCGATGGAGCTATACCTCTCCTCTGGCTGATGGCCGTCGGCACCACGGCCTGTGCGTCAGTCTGGAGCTTCGTCGTGGTCGGCGACGAG GATAAGAATGCTCCTTCATTGGGCGGAGAAGAAGATTCTGAATCTGAAATCGTGGAGCTGAAGACTAAAACCGCGATTGTGTTCATCGTCACCGCGTCGCTTGTCCTGATGTTCCTGTTCTTCTTCAAATCCGCATGGTCTGCATGGATACTGGTTGGTTTGTTCTGCCTAAGTGGTCTTCAG GGATTGCATTATGTTGCCTCGACTCTTATTGTAAG AGTTTGCGAACGGTGCCGCGAGGCAAAAGTAAATCTTCCTTTATTAGGGAACGTAACAGTGATTACACTTGTCATCTTGCCACTAGCACTAATCTTCGTTGTCGTCTGGACTCTACACCAGAATTCACCGTTTGCTTGGGTTGGTCAAGACCTTATG ggCATTTGCATGATGATTCTTGTATTGCAAGTTGTTCATATGCCAAATATTAAA GTTGCATCAGCGCTTCTTGTCAGCGCATTTATGTATGACATATTTTGGGTGTTCATATCACCCCTTATATTCAAGAAAAGTGTCATGATCACA GTTGCCCGTGGTAGCGATGATGGACCGAGCCTTCCCATGGTTCTGAAGATGCCAAAGGAGTTTGATACATGGAATGGCTATGACATGATTGGATTTGGCGACATTCTTTTCCCAGGACTGCTTGTTGCTTTCAGTTTCAG GTATGACAAATCACATGGCAAGGACTTGACTGACGGTTATTTCCTCTGCCTAATGATCGGTTACGCCTTCG GCTTGTCATGCACATATGTTGGCCTGTACCTTATGAAGAGTGGCCAGCCAGCTCTCCTCTACCTAGTCCCTTCAACACTAG GAGTTATTGTCCTACTGGGAGCGAGGAGAGGTGAGCTAAGTCAGCTCTGGAATGCCAAAGTATAG
- the LOC102722910 gene encoding pentatricopeptide repeat-containing protein At3g29230-like, which translates to MSRPPPHVLAALLSRLRACGSAAHALQCHALLLTSGHLAASPARLSNLLLLALASVSASAHADAVFSHLAEEASRHAFPWNTLIRLHSPASSPRRALLYFSRMRRAGVAPDAYTFPAVLKACGCSPGCRVGVLVHGEAVRRGLDAGLFTRNALISFYCRIGDCRSGRKVFDGGVRDLVSWNSMVAGYVLCGEADLAQDMFEKMPQRDAFSWATMIDGYGKLAGGVDRARELFDQMPHRDLVCWNSMIDGYARHGRMDEARVLFEKMPERNVISWSVVIDGYVRFGEPKEALELFQKMLRCGIRPDRIAAVGAAAACAQLGALEQGRWLHSYLEKKKVLFDVVVQTALIDMYMKCGRLDLAKLIFESMPEKSVVTWNVMIVGLGTHGYGVDAIKLFHQMESERAPMDDLTVLAVLTSCTHAGLVSEGLGIFYRMGKDLELDPKVEHYGALIDLLGRAGRLDQARNTIETMPMEPTPELWGSLLASCRSHRCVELAEVSVERLANLGADDSGVYVLLSNIYADEGMWDDVFRIRKLMASEGMKKNIGRSAIEVDGQIHEFVNGGSLHPHKEEIYLALWNLSNIAAST; encoded by the coding sequence ATGTCTCGCCCTCCTCCTcacgtcctcgccgcgctcctctcccgcctccgcgcctGCGGCTCCGCCGCCCACGCGCTCCAGTGCCacgccctcctcctcacctccggccacctcgccgcctccccggcccgCCTCTccaacctcctcctcctcgccctcgcttccgtctccgcctccgcccacgCCGACGCCGTCTTCTCCCACCTCGCGGAGGAAGCTTCCCGCCACGCGTTCCCCTGGAACACCCTCATCCGCCTCCACTCCCCCGCGAGCAGCCCCCGGAGGGCGCTCCTCTACTTCTCGCGCATGCGCCGAGCCGGCGTGGCGCCCGACGCGTACACCTTCCCCGCCGTGCTCAAGGCGTGCGGCTGCTCGCCCGGCTGTAGGGTGGGGGTGTTggtgcacggcgaggcggtgaGGAGGGGGTTGGACGCCGGCCTGTTCACGAGGAACGCGCTGATTAGCTTCTACTGTAGGATCGGGGACTGCCGTTCCGGGAGGAAGGTTttcgacggcggcgtgcgggACCTCGTGTCTTGGAACTCTATGGTGGCGGGGTACGTTCTGTGCGGGGAGGCGGATCTGGCGCAGGATATGTTTGAAAAAATGCCGCAGAGGGATGCGTTCTCCTGGGCCACCATGATCGATGGGTATGGAAAGCTGGCAGGTGGTGTAGATCGTGCACGTGAGCTGTTTGACCAAATGCCTCATAGGGATTTGGTGTGCTGGAACTCCATGATTGATGGTTATGCCAGGCATGGGAGGATGGATGAAGCGAGGGTGCTGTTTGAGAAGATGCCTGAGCGGAATGTAATCTCATGGAGTGTTGTCATTGATGGCTATGTCAGATTCGGGGAGCCGAAGGAAGCATTGGAATTGTTCCAGAAGATGTTAAGATGTGGCATCAGGCCTGATAGGATCGCTGCAGTTGGGGCTGCTGCGGCTTGTGCACAGTTGGGCGCTCTAGAGCAAGGTAGGTGGCTGCACTCATActtggagaagaagaaggtgtTGTTTGATGTTGTGGTGCAAACAGCTTTGATAGATATGTACATGAAATGTGGGCGTTTGGATCTCGCCAAGTTGATCTTTGAAAGCATGCCTGAGAAGAGTGTGGTCACTTGGAATGTGATGATTGTTGGACTTGGAACTCATGGTTACGGAGTTGATGCTATTAAGCTTTTTCACCAAATGGAGAGTGAAAGGGCACCAATGGATGATCTTACTGTACTTGCCGTCTTGACTTCTTGCACACATGCTGGGTTAGTCTCAGAGGGTTTAGGGATATTTTACAGAATGGGGAAGGACTTAGAACTGGACCCTAAGGTCGAGCACTATGGTGCATTGATTGATCTACTTGGCCGTGCTGGACGATTGGATCAGGCTAGGAACACAATAGAGACAATGCCGATGGAACCAACTCCTGAGTTATGGGGGTCTCTTCTTGCTTCCTGCCGAAGCCATAGGTGTGTGGAGCTGGCTGAGGTATCAGTTGAGCGTCTGGCTAATCTTGGAGCAGATGACTCTGGAGTCTATGTTCTTCTGTCCAATATCTATGCTGATGAAGGAATGTGGGATGATGTTTTCAGAATTAGAAAATTGATGGCTTCTGAGGGTATGAAAAAGAACATTGGACGAAGTGCGATTGAGGTGGATGGACAAATTCATGAGTTTGTGAACGGAGGTAGTTTACATCCCCACAAGGAGGAAATTTACTTGGCGCTGTGGAATTTATCTAACATAGCGGCATCTACTTGA
- the LOC121053273 gene encoding uncharacterized protein LOC121053273 yields MAVYIRLDDAVRARLRGDGGSASSGSEHEASACLSGLVQAFLETEGAAAGEEGAGAAGNGGEGYDSDDGDGPGRAAAAAESVRELLDPPAEEDPFRIRLAAAAAAAVEAEAALRKYGAAFRRAVARRLRAAGYDAGVCKSRWEASGGITAGTYEYVDVVAPAARGQKSRYIVDADFRAGLEVARATAEYAVVVAAVPASVVVAREEAVGRAVRVAADAARRSLRSHGLHVPPWRKTRYMLAKWLGPYKRSTATSPSAAGAMPMPNAAGMDVKCRAVGFSPTTPTAPAARIK; encoded by the coding sequence ATGGCCGTCTACATCCGCCTGGACGACGCCGTCCGCGCGCGGCTCCGCGGGGACGGCGGgtcggcgagcagcggcagcgagcATGAGGCCTCCGCGTGCCTGTCCGGGCTCGTGCAGGCGTTTCTTGAGACGgagggcgccgcggcgggagaggagggcgcTGGGGCGGCGGGGAATGGAGGGGAAGGGTACGATTCCGATGATGGTGATGGCCCCGGAcgtgccgcggcggcggcggagtctgTGAGGGAGCTGCTTGAcccgccggcggaggaggacccGTTTCGGATCAGGcttgctgcggcggcggcggccgctgtggaggcggaggcggcgctgagGAAGTACGGGGCGGCGTTCCGGCGCGccgtggcgcggcggctgcgggcCGCCGGGTACGACGCCGGCGTGTGCAAGTCGCGGTGGGAGGCTTCTGGTGGGATCACGGCCGGGACGTACGAGTACGTCGACGTGgtcgcgccggcggcgagggggcaGAAGAGCAGGTACATTGTGGACGCGGACTTCCGGGCGGGGCTGGAGGTggcgcgcgcgacggcggagTACGCGGTCGTCGTGGCCGCCGTGCCGGCGTCGGTGGTGgtcgcgcgggaggaggccgTCGGGCGCGCCGTGCGCGTGGCggccgacgcggcgcggcggtcgcTCCGGTCGCACGGCCTGCACGTCCCGCCGTGGCGCAAGACGCGGTACATGCTCGCCAAGTGGCTCGGCCCCTACAAGAGGTCGAcggccacctcgccgtcggccgccggAGCAATGCCGATGCCCAACGCCGCCGGGATGGACGTTaagtgccgcgccgtcgggtTCTCTCCGACGACGCcgaccgcgccggcggcgaggatcaAGTAG
- the LOC102722065 gene encoding uncharacterized protein LOC102722065 → MEALDDCKWRQIPAFGDWNLWEEMPVTQYFEPATFFFTAQSEKDEEDLFKVPQFPTKPYNYKKCVVRVKGEKENANAVRVRKGGRKQQYLNEQQKWKPKAAVDEDLYKISPKLICRVKKKKLLRNLLGGCLGVNCIA, encoded by the exons ATGGAG GCGCTAGATGACTGCAAGTGGCGCCAAATCCCGGCATTTGGCGACTGGAACCTGTGGGAGGAGATGCCAGTCACCCAATACTTCGAGCCAGCCACCTTCTTCTTCACAGCACAATCAGAGAAAGATGAGGAGGACCTCTTCAAGGTGCCTCAGTTCCCTACCAAGCCCTACAACTACAAGAAG TGCGTTGTTCGAGTGAAAGGGGAGAAAGAAAATGCAAATGCAGTACGTgtgaggaagggaggaaggaAGCAGCAGTATCTGAATGAGCAACAGAAGTGGAAGCCAAAGGCAGCAGTGGATGAGGACCTGTACAAGATCTCCCCAAAGCTAATCTGCAGGGTGAAGAAG AAGAAGTTGCTCAGGAATTTGCTGGGAGGGTGCCTTGGCGTGAACTGCATCGCTTGA